A portion of the Micromonospora vinacea genome contains these proteins:
- a CDS encoding sensor histidine kinase, whose product MNDHIGGGPLTAEPTDPAGAPRLTKRLDVLLANLGATGPFARDCLLAVCVAGVTFTLMAALFFVVTSPGEIVVDPVRAWLLVALGVGQALLLCLRRVRPLLCLAGVVGLQVAMIALSPPDATIRVLAPFVVAYTIGVLLPARTAFVLVGAAVVVEAAAAFGTAAVTTPDLLLSAVGPAGSSALSNLGAVVVGNYVATRRRYTQLLRLQAAEAVRAQQAKVRSAIEAERAQMARELHDVAAHHLSGMVVQAAAVHRLIDRDPEAAKAGVAWIRSQGKETLNNLRLVVGVLRGTPADGSGSGDTAGHDGEGSVPVPGLAVLDDLVRTARDLGAPVEFVGVGSPRPVPPIADVALYRMVQESLSNARQHAPGAPVLITLRYLPREVSLAVVNGPPTRRPEPAVRTSSGVGLIGMRERAQLIGARFAAGPTSEAGWSVTVTLTSKGSDSS is encoded by the coding sequence GTGAACGATCACATCGGGGGCGGCCCGCTCACCGCCGAGCCGACCGATCCGGCGGGCGCGCCCCGACTCACGAAGCGGTTGGACGTACTGCTCGCCAACCTCGGGGCGACTGGGCCGTTCGCCCGGGACTGTCTGCTCGCGGTCTGCGTCGCCGGGGTGACGTTCACGTTGATGGCGGCTCTGTTCTTTGTCGTGACGTCACCGGGCGAAATCGTGGTCGACCCGGTGCGGGCCTGGCTGCTCGTCGCCCTCGGGGTCGGGCAGGCACTACTGCTCTGCCTGCGCCGGGTCCGCCCGCTGCTCTGCCTCGCCGGCGTCGTCGGCCTTCAGGTCGCCATGATCGCCTTGTCCCCACCAGACGCGACGATCCGGGTACTCGCGCCCTTCGTCGTCGCGTACACCATTGGGGTTCTGCTGCCGGCCCGGACGGCGTTCGTGCTGGTCGGCGCGGCGGTGGTGGTCGAGGCGGCAGCGGCATTCGGCACCGCCGCCGTGACGACGCCGGACCTTCTGCTGTCGGCTGTCGGCCCTGCCGGGTCGAGCGCACTGTCCAATCTCGGCGCGGTCGTCGTCGGTAACTACGTGGCGACCCGTCGGCGCTACACGCAGCTGTTGCGCCTGCAGGCCGCCGAGGCGGTCCGGGCCCAGCAGGCGAAGGTGCGGTCCGCGATCGAGGCGGAACGCGCCCAGATGGCTCGGGAACTGCACGACGTCGCCGCCCACCACCTGTCCGGAATGGTGGTGCAGGCGGCGGCGGTCCACCGGCTGATTGACCGGGACCCGGAGGCGGCGAAGGCCGGCGTGGCCTGGATCCGGTCCCAGGGCAAGGAGACCCTGAACAACCTGCGGCTGGTGGTCGGGGTGCTGCGAGGCACCCCGGCCGACGGCAGCGGAAGCGGCGACACAGCCGGCCACGACGGTGAGGGGAGCGTTCCGGTGCCGGGGCTGGCCGTGCTCGATGACCTGGTCCGGACCGCTCGGGACCTGGGCGCGCCGGTCGAGTTCGTGGGCGTTGGGTCGCCACGTCCGGTCCCGCCGATCGCCGACGTCGCCCTCTACCGGATGGTGCAGGAGTCGCTGTCGAACGCGCGGCAGCACGCGCCGGGCGCGCCCGTGCTGATCACCCTGCGCTACCTGCCGCGCGAGGTGTCGCTGGCGGTGGTGAATGGTCCGCCAACGCGGCGTCCCGAGCCGGCGGTGCGCACCAGCAGCGGGGTCGGGCTGATCGGCATGCGGGAACGAGCGCAGTTGATCGGCGCGCGTTTCGCGGCCGGGCCGACGAGCGAAGCCGGCTGGTCTGTCACAGTGACGCTGACATCAAAGGGAAGTGATTCGTCGTGA
- a CDS encoding serine hydrolase domain-containing protein: protein MNQNDAPAQTPSRSYRSRSAFRLRRLGAALATAVVVGTGVVGCGAGAGQEPAPTSDAPAAAVEPRVLNASDVNAWLDEMLPAALEANDIAGATVAVVNDGETVTTRGYGHVDTGSEGTEPVPVDPERHLFRIGSVSKLATATAAMQLVQDGRVDLDADIAAYLDFTIPRNFDEPITLRHLLTHTAGFEERIAGLIGKEGTRADLREALVTDPPEQIYRPGTVPAYSNYGNSLAGYIVERVSGIPFEEYVDRNVFDRLGMTSSSFEQPLPADLAGRVSNGYDNASSPPGYFEIIGTPPAGSMSASAPDMARFMLAHLGEPVGGTPILDEPTLDLMHQPALDATTLGTLAGAPRMTLGFFDESRNGRRILGHGGDTPFFHSHLQIYPDEGAGLFISLNSTGTSGLANHQLRQKLTKAFADRYFPAVPGAAANNVPATELALPTTDASGTAERAAMAAGTYESSRMIKSNFLTLIGLSGRTTVSVRDDGRLLLEPRPMADSAAVYEEIEPWVWREVGGQETIAMRAVDGQVEVIGFDSAFALVPVGAARSTYLAVPVIVGSVVILLLTVLAWPIGAIGRRLRRRAPRDRAGRTARILSRVGVGCALLAVGGWVGSFVLIIGLEDLSTASLRTVQVAQLIGLLGVVPAAVRLVDDVRRRVGWSRTAGGALVLLALVGTGWFAVEFMLLSPNISY from the coding sequence ATGAACCAGAACGATGCACCAGCGCAGACTCCTTCCCGGTCGTACCGGTCCCGGTCGGCATTCCGCCTGCGGCGTCTCGGTGCCGCCCTGGCAACCGCGGTCGTCGTCGGGACGGGCGTCGTCGGCTGCGGTGCCGGTGCCGGCCAGGAGCCGGCCCCGACGAGCGACGCCCCGGCAGCAGCCGTCGAACCGCGCGTGTTGAACGCCAGCGACGTGAACGCCTGGCTCGACGAGATGCTCCCGGCCGCGCTGGAAGCCAATGACATCGCCGGGGCGACGGTCGCCGTCGTCAACGACGGTGAGACCGTCACCACCCGGGGGTACGGCCACGTCGACACCGGCAGCGAGGGCACCGAGCCGGTGCCGGTCGACCCCGAGCGGCACCTGTTCCGGATCGGATCGGTGTCGAAGCTCGCCACCGCCACCGCCGCGATGCAACTCGTCCAGGACGGCAGGGTCGACCTCGACGCCGACATCGCCGCCTACCTCGACTTCACCATCCCCCGCAACTTCGACGAGCCGATCACCCTGCGCCACCTGCTGACCCACACCGCCGGGTTCGAGGAGCGGATCGCCGGCCTCATCGGCAAGGAAGGTACCCGGGCCGACCTGCGCGAGGCTCTGGTCACCGACCCGCCGGAGCAGATCTACCGGCCGGGCACCGTGCCGGCCTACTCCAACTACGGCAACTCACTCGCCGGGTACATCGTCGAACGGGTCAGCGGTATCCCCTTCGAGGAGTACGTCGACCGTAACGTCTTCGACCGCCTCGGCATGACGTCGTCCTCCTTCGAGCAGCCGCTCCCCGCGGACCTGGCGGGCCGCGTGTCGAACGGGTACGACAACGCGTCGTCCCCACCCGGGTACTTCGAGATCATCGGCACCCCGCCCGCCGGCTCGATGAGCGCCTCGGCCCCGGACATGGCCCGGTTCATGCTCGCTCACCTCGGCGAACCGGTCGGCGGCACCCCGATTCTGGACGAGCCGACGCTTGACCTGATGCACCAGCCGGCGCTTGACGCCACCACGCTCGGCACCCTCGCGGGTGCACCCCGGATGACCCTCGGGTTCTTCGACGAGAGCCGCAACGGCCGTCGAATCCTCGGCCACGGCGGCGACACCCCCTTTTTCCACAGCCACCTGCAGATCTACCCGGACGAGGGCGCCGGCCTGTTCATCTCGCTCAACAGCACCGGCACGTCGGGCCTGGCCAACCACCAGCTTCGGCAGAAGCTGACGAAAGCCTTCGCCGACCGTTACTTCCCGGCGGTGCCCGGCGCGGCGGCGAACAACGTGCCGGCGACCGAGCTGGCCCTCCCGACCACCGACGCCTCGGGCACGGCCGAGCGGGCCGCGATGGCCGCCGGCACCTACGAAAGCTCCCGCATGATCAAGAGCAATTTCCTGACCCTGATCGGCCTGTCCGGGCGTACCACGGTGAGCGTCCGCGATGACGGCCGGCTGCTGCTCGAACCGCGTCCGATGGCCGATTCCGCTGCCGTCTACGAGGAGATCGAGCCCTGGGTCTGGCGTGAGGTGGGCGGGCAGGAAACGATCGCGATGCGAGCGGTAGACGGCCAGGTCGAAGTTATCGGTTTCGACTCCGCGTTCGCCCTGGTGCCCGTCGGGGCCGCACGCAGCACCTACCTGGCCGTCCCGGTGATCGTCGGCTCGGTGGTCATCCTCCTGCTCACCGTCCTGGCCTGGCCGATCGGGGCGATTGGTCGCCGGCTGCGGCGGCGGGCACCGCGTGATCGGGCTGGACGCACCGCGCGCATCCTCAGCCGCGTCGGCGTCGGCTGCGCCCTGCTCGCGGTCGGCGGCTGGGTGGGCAGCTTCGTGCTCATCATCGGCCTGGAGGATCTCTCCACCGCCTCGTTGCGCACCGTGCAGGTGGCCCAGCTGATCGGCCTGCTCGGGGTGGTCCCCGCAGCGGTCCGGCTGGTGGACGACGTCCGCCGGCGGGTCGGCTGGTCGCGAACCGCCGGCGGCGCCCTGGTCCTGCTGGCCCTCGTCGGTACGGGATGGTTCGCCGTCGAGTTCATGCTGCTCTCGCCGAATATCTCCTACTGA
- a CDS encoding maleylpyruvate isomerase N-terminal domain-containing protein, translated as MTAIRPDEALAQAYDGITAVVGHLDDAGLQRATRCQGWLIADLLLHVLGDAQRALVTLASPADGPADVDDVSYWRDFPGGGDEAARHAWWVRRSAAAFDRPTGIVDLWRDTAPAAVRAATSADPEGYVTTQGHVLRVPDFLATLTTEAAVHHLDLTLELPDAPPPGPLAVRVAVATMDGLLSDDTVRPTAWDDNDFLLKATGRVPLTDRDRLELGESAGWFPLLG; from the coding sequence ATGACCGCGATCCGACCGGACGAGGCGCTGGCCCAGGCGTACGACGGGATCACCGCGGTGGTCGGTCACCTGGACGACGCCGGCCTGCAACGAGCCACCCGCTGTCAGGGCTGGCTCATCGCCGACCTGCTCCTGCACGTGCTTGGCGACGCCCAGCGGGCACTTGTCACACTGGCCAGCCCCGCCGACGGCCCCGCCGACGTCGACGACGTGAGCTACTGGCGTGACTTCCCCGGCGGCGGCGACGAGGCCGCCCGGCACGCCTGGTGGGTACGCCGATCGGCTGCCGCCTTCGACCGCCCGACCGGGATCGTCGACCTCTGGCGGGACACCGCCCCGGCGGCGGTCCGCGCCGCCACGTCAGCCGACCCCGAGGGGTACGTGACCACGCAGGGGCACGTGCTGCGCGTACCGGATTTCCTCGCCACCCTGACCACCGAGGCCGCCGTCCACCACCTGGACCTGACGCTGGAACTGCCCGACGCGCCGCCGCCCGGCCCACTGGCGGTACGCGTCGCGGTGGCGACGATGGACGGCCTGCTCAGCGACGACACCGTTCGACCCACCGCGTGGGACGACAACGACTTCCTGCTGAAGGCCACCGGGCGCGTCCCGCTGACCGACCGGGACCGGCTGGAGCTGGGCGAGTCGGCGGGCTGGTTCCCACTGCTCGGCTGA
- a CDS encoding response regulator has translation MLVDDQAVVRAGFRVLLEQADDIEVVAEASSGSSAVAVAARLRPDVICMDVRMPGGDGLTATREILADAPESPPAILVVTTFDLDEYVFGALESGASGFILKDCEPEDLIDAIRRLANGYGLVDQVVTRRVISEFARRRPAAPPESAAARQLTPREAEIVRLLAKGLSNNEIADELFIETSTVKSHLGRAMTKIGVRDRVQTVVWAYQNGLAPS, from the coding sequence ATGCTGGTTGACGACCAGGCGGTGGTGCGGGCCGGCTTCCGGGTGCTCCTGGAGCAGGCGGACGACATCGAGGTGGTGGCGGAGGCGTCCAGCGGATCGTCTGCGGTGGCGGTGGCCGCCCGGCTGCGTCCCGACGTCATCTGCATGGATGTCCGGATGCCCGGCGGTGACGGACTCACCGCGACCCGCGAGATCCTCGCCGACGCGCCCGAGTCGCCGCCAGCCATCCTGGTGGTGACCACGTTCGACCTCGACGAGTACGTCTTCGGCGCACTCGAATCCGGGGCCAGTGGCTTCATCCTGAAAGACTGCGAGCCCGAGGACCTGATCGATGCGATCCGTCGGCTGGCCAACGGCTACGGTCTCGTCGACCAGGTCGTGACCCGCCGGGTGATCTCGGAGTTCGCCAGGCGGCGACCGGCGGCACCGCCTGAGTCCGCAGCGGCGCGCCAGCTCACCCCGCGCGAAGCCGAGATCGTACGGCTGCTCGCCAAGGGTTTGTCCAACAACGAGATCGCCGACGAACTCTTCATCGAGACCAGCACGGTCAAGTCACACCTCGGGCGGGCGATGACCAAGATCGGCGTACGGGACCGGGTGCAGACCGTGGTGTGGGCGTACCAGAACGGGTTGGCCCCGAGCTGA